TCTGAGAAACGGATGTCGATATTTAGAAAACAAAGAGCATCTCAGGGTTATGGTTAGCAGTCTAGCAGTCTCAGGTAATACatgtgtcatttttattattaactcTAAACCTCCCCCACATTTTCCgtataaatgttatttattgTGGTTACTGCTCGTCTTTCTTGTAGCACCAGTGTGGGACAGCTCTCCAGTTTCATTGAACTATTGCATAAAGTTTGACAATTATGTGGTTTGATGACCACATCCTATGGGGTAGCTGCATAGGCAGAGACCACATTTACTTACTTCTGGTGCAAACATTTCGTTCTATAAGcaggcctgaaatatgacagataCTAGGTTACTCCTAGTAGGATTTCAAAGGGTAAAGAGTTCGAACATGTGCATCCGGTGCTTTAAATGGAACAAATCGAATCGGCAGATTGCtgattcagtttgttccattgaatcttttttttattttattttttactggaAACATTTGTGTGTAGCGTGTTAGCATGTGTCTGTTAGCACTGAATGCAATAACCtttaaaatcagaatcagaatactttactaatccctaaggaaattgtgtgggttacagttgctctaagacagtaacagactaaCCTAATTAAATAATATGATATATTACAAAGAAAGATCActaatatatacaaatcacTTAAATATCAAGACTATTATAGAGGTGAAATATATATGATTGACATTTAACTCTAACCTGTAAAACATTTGTTATTTTACTGTAGAGCATGTGCAAAGGGTGGAGCTATTACGGTGTGTACAGTGTATTAcatggaggagttgtacagggtcgttcagtggtgctttttggttATCTCAGTCTCTCCAATCTGTTCAATGTGTCTCAGATCTAAAAACCAGTCTGCCTACGGCCCAACTCCATTCTCTCCCACTCTTTCCCTTTTATTGTAAACTAGTAAAAGTTTTGAAAAAGCcctccaaaataaaaataaaaaatagctgGGGTATATgtgtaaattaattaatttcaaaAGACGAAGCGATTGTCATACATAACATAACTAAACTCTAAAAAGCACTTGTTGTACTACTACTGTTTTATTTgtactcatttctttgtttcattAAGAAAAAGGGAAATCGAGGCAGCAATTTATTGACATAtgcaaacataaatggaaatacaGTGTAAGGCgggtctttgttttttgtttttgttttcctggtTCTTAAGGTCATAATTTTCAGAtactgtttctgtgttgctgatAGATTTAAGGGActcccacttcttctttttgtccAATTTCCTCAAATTTATTTTGCTGAAATATGGTAAGTTTTCAGCTAATCCCTCTTTGGTAATCATCCTGTAGGTACAAAACTGCTATTTTATGCATGTCTCTTGGCATTTTTCAACTAAATTCAAATAGAGAAATCTGATCAAACTGTCTGCTTTTGCAACAAAGTATCTTTCTGGATGACTTTTTGGTCTCGTTCAGTAATATCAAGTCTCTTTTGATACAGCGtgatgttcattttttaaacgTCAGTTCCCTTCAGATTTAAACTGGTTGTGTCACTGACAAATGTTACTAAATGAGCACGCTGTGTCCCCTTAGTTCATTATCTCATAACACAACCTCATTAACCAGTGATGATTGTCTTTCTCACAGTCAGGAGTACagcttaatattttattacTGGTGTGGACAGTTAGTTTGAACCGAGATTATTGTTCATGTTGTGATATCACTGATGTCACAGGTTGAGCCTTAAGCTGAATTAAAGGACAAGTAATATGAGCTGGTTAATGAAGGATTGATAGTTAAGAAGCTGAGGCACTAAAATCTTTAGGATTTCGCCCCTTGGAACGGTCAATGTTTTTGAATGTAGGTATTTGAATTCTGACGAGCGTTACGGCTTTTACCAGACCTCGCCTGCTTTAACCATGCATTAACAGCCCCTCAGAGGTATCGCAGTACAGGCATGACAAGTGTTTGTATCATAGTTTCAGTCTCGGTTTCACAGCTGTAATTCTTCTACAGGAAAGAACACAAAAGATGTGTAAATACGCTTAAAAAAATTAGTTTTAATAGCTTTATATGTGGAGCGCAGTGTTCCCTGAAGAATCCACAGTGGAGGGGAAAACTGAAAGATTAGCAGCAAAAGCTGTAAAATCAAGGTCAGACCACTTTAATTACCCTTTAGGTCGCACACGAAGGAAACGGGATATCAGCAGAGACAGGTTTTACAGATGAAGATTTACGATCTGTGATATTTACAGTGTTACATTGGGGCTGGCACACAATGCAAACAGTGGTCAGTGTtcttttttccagtgtttggGAAGCAACACGAGAAGAGGCATAAAAGATAGAAGGGAGTTCATTCTCAGAATAGCACAACACCACAACAAGCCATCTGTTTGTTATGGCCTTCAGCCCTCAGATCGCTTTCCTCAGCTTGCGTGAGTTTCCTTGACCCGGCTGCTGTGTTCTTGCCTCACTGAGGCCGTTTTGAGTGTGAATCGACTTCCTCTTGCTACATCAGGACGGGAGAGGGAGGGTAGGCAAGTGGAAAAGGGGAAGGAAAGGGAGGAGACGGGAAAAGGGCACGCTGTCAGCAGTGCTGTCGGTCAGGAAGCCCGGGCATGTGTGAATGTGGTTTTACAGTCGGGGTCAGGAGCGCTTAGCCGAGTTGTCTACAGCTTAGCGCTTAAAGTTTTGACTCTTAAAAACCGGACATCCAGCTGTTACTCACAAGCTTTCCTCTTAGATTGTTTCACGTCATTGAGGAATGCAGTAGTTTAATCTGAGCTGCTCTGTTGTGTGTACCCTGACCCTAGACCTCACTGTTGCTCTAAGGCAGAAAGGAGACCACTTGAGATCAATGAGTAGAGCTACATTCAAAAAGGCAATTTTTTAAATACCCTATCTGACCCGTGGAGCTCGGAGTATTCTAACTATGATGAGAGAGCAGAGGGATGGGAGGCTATTTTCAGTCTGGAAATTATTTGCTATTTAAGgcaaatttttgtgatttttttttttgtgtgtgtgtgtgtgtgtgttccagatatCTGGTCTCTGGGGGTGATCCTCTACATGCTGGTGTGTGGAGTCCCTCCCTTCCAGGAAACCAACGACAGCGAGACTCTGGTCATGATTTTGGACTGTCGTTACTCCATTCCTGAACATGTGTCTGACGAGTGCAGAGAGTGAGTAAAATCTTAGCTTACAATCAAGGTCCTCTCAGGCCAGATCttcagaggaagaaaaaggtTTTATTATTCTGAATGCtttatttttgatttctctGCCAGAGGGTTCTGCTGTTCAGTAGATGAGTTAAAAATCTGCTGACCGTAAAATCATCTCATTAGCGTGCGTTTCACTGAATAATTTCAGTGTCCTAGTTTCCTCAAAGGCTCCATTACCCTGCTGCACATATAGTTCTCCCTAACAGTGTGAGAATCATCCCAAACATTGCAACACAGAAACTTCTGGGTCTTTAGTTTTGCTAATCCGGAAACAAAATAAAGCTCACAGGTGCACATCTGTCTTCACAATCTTACCTTCACTCCTAACAGtctgatccaaaacacacacactgggttAACATCGGGACAGCGTTAACACCTCCAAACCCAGTTACAACCTCTGCAGGATGTCCTGTGAACATAAACCAGGAAGTTCTCAAATCCTAATAAGTCAATTCAAATACACAACATTAATTTTCAAAAATCAGATATGTATTTTCTTGCCTGTTGTCCACATTGATGTAATTttgttgtgggggtttttttttataaggaAAGGAGAGAATTGGGAGCTAGATGTACCGCCCCCACTCACAAGGAGATTACCTCTGATTGGGTCACTTCCAAACCTTTCTACATAACTTCATTAGTTTGATCGCCGATCTTGGATCTGGTCTCTGGAGGATATTTTCatcttgttttaatttgttgataaaAGTGTCAGTACacgtcatctttttttttttttttttgtccttgtgcATTCATTTTTACCCCTTAGCTGAGCAGGCGGCGTGAACACGATAACTCGAGGCAACGCAGGATTATGATATTGACTACTACTAAATATCCTAAACAAGTTCAAATTTCAATGATCTCGATCaaagggtcagaggtcaaattttCTGAAAAACTTGAGAATCCCATAACTCAAGCAGGAAGTCACATAGGATATTGACATTTATACCACAGGTGCATCTACTAAGAGTCTGAGGGTCCGCATTGGCAACCgcaaatatttttattagttatcgtcttgtttttttgtgagGGAAAAGGtcattgaaaaaaaatgtgatgtaaATTTGGTCTGAGCGACATGTCACATTGAGCTCCTTTGTGTACCAAAGTGTTGTGGAGTCAAATGTAAGGCCATCTGTGCATCAGCTAAAGCTTGCAGAAAATTGGGTCATTCAGTGAGGCAGTGATTACAagtacagcagcaaatctacaatgactgaaaaagaaaagaatcaagctgtcaaagtccagacctccaTCTGACTGTAATGCTGTGCAAGCACCAATCTTTTTTGTTCTCTGTGTTATGAAAGAGGGAAGTTCAGATTACTGGCCAGTAAACCAACAATAAATCTGACTTTCAGCAGCACGCCACTTTTTAGGCTCATTTCACGGTTCTTGTCATCATCGAGCCGTTTCCGTACGACACGGGCACCATTAGAAATACATCGTTTACACACCGTTTTTTATTTACATCACAAGTGGGGAGTCAAAGGCCTTAGCCTTGAATAccaaagagtgtgtgtgtaaaaaaaacagaagctttATTTCCATCTTCCTCCCCAAAGGTTTTTTCCAGCTTGTCTTCGGTCTTCTGAGGTTAAAAAGGCAGCAGCCATAAATACTCTCTGCCCTGTGGTTTTTGTCAGATTATCTGCAGCAGCAAACACATCCTCGAACATCTGACCCGGCACTTGTCATATGACTCTGCCCTCGGTCACACAATGGTGTGTTTCAATTGAGAAGAGGAGCTGAATAGAACAGAAGATCCTTCTGGACATACGGGTTTTAATAAGTGTGCCGATGGCCTAGATCAGATCAGAATCAGGTCGTTTTCTGTGTCAAATCAGTCGCTCCAAAAGCTTATCGCTTAAAGTATAACAGACGTTTACATCACCTCcatcaaacaataaaattcTCTGTCTTTCCTGTCAGTCTGATCTCCAGGATGCTGCAGAAAGATCCATCTCGCCGCTCCTCACTTGATGAGATTGAGGCTCACCACTGGCTCCAGGGGTTGGATAACGCCCTCCTCAGTCCAGAGGCCCCACCGCACTGGCTCTCAGGGGCCCTTTCTCCCAGCTCTCCCCACTCAGGAGTGCCTGAGTGCGGGGATCTACTCGCTGCAAGGCCATCGTCTGACAAGCCCTTCCCTGCTCCGTGGCAGCCCAGCCTCAGCTTCACCCTGCGTCCACCTCCAGCTGAAGAGCCTCCCATCACCAAGAACCTTCCTGCACTTCAGCAGatctgtgaggaggaggaggaggaagaagaagaagaggaggaggaggaggaggaggaagagaacgAAAGTATGATAAAAGAAGGGGAAGGCTCTGCCTCTTTACTAGAGGGAGAGCCAGAAAGAGAAACTAAAAAGACACAGGATGGAGCAGACAATCAAGACAGCAGTGAAGAGGAAGAGTTAAGAAGCTCATTGGAGGTGATGAAGGAGGGGGACAAAGCAGAGGTGGAGACAGAAATCAAAACTGAAGACAGTGggtgtgtgatttcagatcagcCAGTCAGTCATGGAGACAGGCTGGTCAGTCAGATTCCTGAAGTCTCGCCATTCTCCCAGCTGGCTTTGGGTGTGCCGTGCTGTCAGGGCCAGCATGACATCACAGCCcgagaggaaggaaaggacgAGGAGGTGGaacccaacaacaacaccaacaaacCCCATCCTCCTCTCCCTAAACCTGACCCCCATCACTCCCCGGTGTCCTCCGCCAGGCGGAACAAGATGGAGCTGCAACGAGGAGGACGAGAAGGCGACAGGGGAGGAGAAAGCGGTAGAGATGACCTCTTAACAGACAGGTGTCAGCCCCACAGCGCAGCGACGACCCGGGAGGAGTCTGCCCCGAGGGTGGAGCAGGGAAAACGGCACAGCGTGAAGCTTCGTGAGCGTCTCTTTCAGTTTCCTCTGTGTGAGAAAGCTCTGGCCTTCAACATACCGACACACAACAAGCCCAAGATCCTGCCGCTGGCTCAGTACAACTGCTGCCACGTGCTCTAAGTGAAACCGGCCCCGGCGATATTTGTTGTGCTGCTTCCACATTAGGGAGACAAGGGCTGTTTAGCGGTCCGCGGGTCACCGGCTACCGAGAACAAATCGCGTGAAGCGGCAGACCGCTGAGCTCGCTGCTGAGGCTTTCTGCCGCTGAGTGTACATGAAGGACCGTGTACAGCTTCATACGTGCAAACACTCCGCTCTAGCACTTTGCTCGTCTGGTAAACACCCAGAGAGCTGGTGCTGAGTACAGTAGTCAAACTTAGTAGAACCTCGTCCCTTTGCTGCTGTGTACAGGAGCCACCACAGAACTAAACGAGACTGTTTCCAATGTGTAGCTTAGAAACTTTACTGGACCTAACTGTATATGAACTTGGGAGACTGAAGAAAGAAGGTGatggagagagaagagagagagatctGATAACCACAAGCAGTTTTTATTGAATAAGCTAAAgtccattttatttgtttgatgGTGCCTAACAGCATAAAATGGATTCATACTTCACATCACAGCGGTGTCATTTTAGTCTCGACTGCAAAAGCTCTGAAAGTCATTAATTGATTATCTTCTACAGATTCCTTATTTTATTACATATGTATAAGATGGACCTTTAAACTAGAGctgcaagtgttttttttattattgatcAGTCAGCCAAATATTATGAtggatttgtttattttgtcagGAAACTGTGAGAAAGGGTGTTTGACCAGTGGACCAAAACCTGAATTCTCTTTAAATTGAGActaaaaaagaggtttttaaaaaatagacaCATTTGACATCATGAGAACATCGactgttggatttttttttttttggagaaaaacagataattattaaaatagctgcagattttttttgggATGCACAGATGTATTATGTGACCGTCTACGCGCTTTATTTGGAATCTGATTCTGCTGCAGAGTAGCACTACTTTCCTTTTGCACATCCTGCCTGTGTTTGAAAGCTCTTATTATAAGCTGTTGTAAAGAAAGACGGAGACTGTTATGATATGATAGGACAGAGATGATATGATTTCCTGTCCTCTTAATCCTTGTttcatacatatataaatatatattaataGAATGGCTTGTCCTAACTTACCATATAAAGTGTTTCTAGACTCACTGGTCACTGATTGGGATGCAGAtcttccatttttctttttaattctgCTAAACATGgtaactttttttattattatcattattattattattattttggatgAGCAGATATAATGTTCcttgattaattttttttataatgcgACAAAGATATGAATTCTCTAAAGAGATATGTGACTTTGCGCATGTTAATACTGTCATTTATCACAATATACCTCCACGTGTCTTGGACCTGACAGGACAGTCGTTGTTTCTATGTTCTCGTGTGACTGTAATTACCTTGAGGTAACCCACTGAATAATGAATTGCACACAGTATGATTACTGTAGCTGGCAGCTTTTAACAAGCGGTGTCCGGGGACTGGATGGCTAGATTTGTTGATCATTCGGCCCCAACCACAATGGCTTGTTATTGTGTAGCCGAGGAGACTCCATGTGGGATTATTTTGACATATAATGGCTCTGTGTGTtctgtattttttccttttcgACGCAGATACAAAGGTGTAATGTTTTGTAGGGTGACAGAAGGTCAAAGCTGTACAATAAGCTACATCTTGCTCCTATAGTTCAGTAACCAGAGCTTGCTGTTGTCAGTCACTGCAGCTTCATGAGCTCAACAAATTGGATTTCTCATCAGGACCCGCCATCGTCGGTTCCCCACCTACATAAAGAGCGGCCGTCACGTGAAATCTGATTATCGCTCATGTTTCATCAGCCGTGGAAGCATAAAATCTGTGCAGTAGAGGGATAAAATTATTTGCTTCTGTGTGATTGCAGCCTGTCTTTCCTCAGTGCGTCTCTGTCTACTGACCTGCATTATAACTAGGACCACATCTCTATGGAGCCATGAacttatttttctgtatttatttattaaaatggaATAAGTCAGCAGGATGGATGGTGTGCAGTCTGTTTATTTCACAGAAACTCGGATTGAAAACAAAATGCTCTTCTTGAAAAGCTCATTTCCacctttatgtttttattctctACTTGATTCACAGTTCATAAAATCCTTACTACCGATCcactgaaacaagctgttttagcttCTCACCCTTTAAtgcaactttcttctgattggctgctccttTAAAACGAAAGATGCAAATAGCAGGTAGGTGGGGCTTCTGTGACCAGAGTTTTTGGATCACAGGGAGTACTAGTAAATACACTGACTTccttataatttttttaaattattattattaactgacAAGTGGCAGAGGAAACTTTCACACCATGCCTttaggaaaagaaacaaaacattatgAAAACACCTCACCAcacacaaaactgtaaatatttgTCACTGTTAAATAGTTTACTATTACTGCTGCAGATGTTTAACGCTGACATCCCTTTGAATACTTTCTGTATATGCAATAATACTTTTAAATAcaggatttttctgtttttcaagcCCTCAGCTGTTGGCTTTCAGAGACATAAGTCAAACTTCAATTTTCCAATTAAGGGTCAGGGGAGGAGACAGGCAACCAAACCccatgcatgtttttggactatCAAGAGAACCCAGGTTACCCAGAAAGTACTCACACAGTCATAAGGAGGCGCCACACAGAAGGACCTCTGActagattcaaacccaggactgCTGTGAGGGAGCAGTGCTAACCAAATATTATAATTACACATTATAAGCAGCTGAGttactaaaataataaaatacaagaTTTATTATGCAACTCATAATGTTGTCAGCATTATATTAGTGTCATTACTGCAAAGATGTGGACATGTAGCTTTACATAGTTGTTTCACAGTAAAAATGCACCAtgcaaagaatactgtgtgctTTTTCTTGCAAGAGTATGATTGTGTCTATCAAATATTCCCATCATTTTGTTTAGTTCTAAACGatccagaaaaaggaaaacaaactgcacaaatgaGCCCAGATTGTTGTCCGTTAGTTTTCTGGTGATCAATATAATCAAATACAAGAACTTCACAACAAGTAATTCCTTCTGTCAGTTTATTGAGACAGCCAGCAAATGCTGTGGTCAGAGCTGAAACTCCGATCCTTGTCTaaaattttcttttcattaactCGTGACcacttcacacaaacacacacaggcctaTGATTAGTGTCAGGATTGTACATGTGCACCTGAAGCCTCTTGAGAAACTCTCACCATCTATCAGCACCTTTGCTGAATCAGTCCTTCAGCAGGGACCAGGCTTGTGGAAAGCTGCatgcaagtaaaataaaaacgTGTGGTGCCCCCTGGTGGCTGAAAAGACTACTAACGCctaaaaataatacaataacTTATCTAAGAACAAGACACCACTGTTCAGCATGTGCAGAGGGCATGGTGGGCTTCCCCTAGCGGCTTCACGTTCTGCACATTTCTCATAATATCTCAGATTAATCTGCACTGAACAGTGCAATAACACTCGTATAGTGATAGAGACTACAAGGTTTCAACAAGCAAGTAAAAATCCCACACATACAAAAATAATGCATTTCTAAAAGCAAAGCACATAGCGATTCTTTGGTTGCTCCTAACTGCTTTCAGTGCAAACATTGGTACACAGTTTACTGTATTTAGCTCATGCTAAATGTCAGGAAGTGCATTTGGTGTAAAACTGTGAGATCAGCTGTGAAGGCAGCTGCTGTGGTGATCCCTTATGACAAAAAAACAGTTGAAAGTAGCTTTTATAGTTGTCGTGTTGACAGTATCTTCAAGGGAGTATCCACAGTATTTCCTATTATTTGGTCCTTTGCATAAAAGTACATTTAGCAAAATACACCactgtgttttgctttttcactTCCAATACTCACTAAACTCACCTGTCATCGCTCCTAAAAATACAAGCTGTAAGTTCAAGCTGGAGGTTTTAAAAGCTgcaaaaatcagtttttggtgtcggcacaaaaaatgtttctttgtaaAGTTAATTTAAACATCCAGCAAGCACACAGTGACATTAGCATCTATTTAGAATTGTGCCTTTAGAGGACTGTAAACATGGATGAGCATTTAAATCATGGATGTAGACAAGCATGTATTCAAAGTATTGATTCAAGCAGCTTTAAAGGCTAACTTTTCATGGACAATTGTTGGTTTTTGATATTTACTCCATTGAAGATACAGTCGCCAACTATGAATCCCAAACTGCATCTTACCACCAGGTGGCAGCAGTGAGAAGAAGAAGACCCCAGAGAGAAAACCATGAAAAATATTGCCAAGTGTACTGCCCATCTTTAGAATTGCTAGTGGCCTTTCTTAAATATTGATTGTAAATGCTCTAtacattttcctttaaaaaaaaaacctgctttACTGTAGGACAGTCTAtttgtaaaaacacaacaatttaaaaataatgtaaaacctttaaaaagcaATTAAAACTGTAAACAGACTATGATGTTACAAGTCCATGGCATATGCTGGATCGATCCAGCCCACTTAAATCCCTGTGTATATGTATCACGATGAAGAGATATCAAATAAAGTGAAATTAAGGCTTCGCTGCGCTCAATTGTAATACCACTTTGAACCACAAGATGGTACAGCGAGTTAGTGTGTCATCCAATTATTCAAGCGAGAGTTAGCTCAACATTCACACTGAATTTGTGTTACTATCTTACTTGCCCAGCTATTTTGGTAACTAGAAAAGCACAGGccatgctttaaaaaaagaaaaacattagatTAATCAGGAGTCAAATTGTAAGATAGCAACGCTAAAGATGCTGGTTGGGCTGGACTACTACTCTAAAATTTTCTTATAAAACGCTGCCACCTTGTGGCGAAAGTTCTAATTACATTTTAGAGGGTTTCTGCAAAAAATACCTTTGGCCTTCACCTGCAGCGTAACAGTTACATTCCCTTTGCTGTCTAATAAACTATTTAGCTGCTGTTTCAATTGCACGGATATTATGAAGATGCATTTCAAAGTGTGCACATCACAGAAGCATTGGCTTAATCAGTGAGAAAAGAGCTGCAGATACACTTTGGGATCACACAGGGGCACAGCAGTAAACATCGTGGGCCCCGCTGGAGATCCACTACTTTTCTCCTGCTGGGTTCCACACAACGCTAAAGATGGTGGCCTCCAATGACATCAAGAACCATCTCATCAACCTTGAAACACAGTTAGGACACTTCAGGTTGCAGCTtctgaggggggaaaaacaaagaaattatgTCATATGGATGAAGGAGTGCACCAAAATGCTAGACAATGAAGTCAGTGGAGATGGCGTTAACCTGTTCTTTCAGGGCCTGCATGGATGTGTACTCCATTTGATCCCTCTTCTTCCTGATCCAGTCGGGTTCATCGGGAATCAGGGCTGCCATAATAAACTTGATTAAGATCAGCACGTGCTGCAAAACACACGAAGATAAACATGTCAGGGGTATACACAGAAATGTGTTTGATTAGCTGTTTAGTTCTCTTCTTACCTCCCCAAAAACAGCCAACAGCAGGACGTTCGTGCTGCTCAGGCCGCCCTCGCGACACAGCTCTTGTAACCGTGGCGACAGCAGCAGCAACCAGCAGTTAGAAATAACAGAGACGAAACTCAAGACCTCGAAGGCAACCTGGGACACGAGACAACAACGTGAACTGTTTGCTCATAAACGGGACGAGCGTGACAAAGGTTCTGACCTGCTGACCTGCCACACGCCCATGTTAGCCACAGGAGGGGAGAAGGGCTTGCGGAAGAGGTTGCAGATCTTATAGGCGTCTGATCGGATCTCCGTTATGTTGTTGATGAGCAGCAGCACGGCCGTCAGAGGATACACGCAGGAGAAAAGACTCAAATACCCAAACTGCACCAGGAGCTCTATATATTCTGCAAACAGGCCCTGGGACACCACAGGAAGCTATCACTCTCAGTGTATTATAATCAAACTGTGTTTTATAATGTATTTATTGGCTTTATTCACTGATACTGgcctgaaaaaatatttttagttgCTATTGGCcagattatattttaaatatttcaccCTATCAGTGCATGCCTAATGTTTTCTATATCCTCACAGGAAAAACAGGCAGGGTTCTCTGGTTCCGGAATTTGTCCTCCTTAGGGTCATCTTCACTCTCTGTCCTGTGGGGGGCGCTGATGAATCTGTCCACCAGGAAAGGTATAACCACCTCTGTCACCTGGTTAACCAGCTGACTCACGATCAACAAAGACGCCAGGCGCTGAAGAAAGTAAAACAAGGAATATAATTCTGCCACCCTTTACTTCTTCCACTTTTCCACTGATTATCTAAAGGAGTTCCCCAGAGCTTCATATTAGGACCACTGCCCTTCTTTCTATATAGAATCATTTTTTTGCAGTTATAGCTTGCTTAtctctttcagtttatttacaCAGTTAAATGGGTCTGTTTAGCAGACACTGAAATAGCTGTACAGAATATATAATGTTCAACAGAAAGATTTTATTACAAAACAGGTGGGCGGAGTTAGAAACTCTAAATGAAATCTTTTGGCTTCTACCATAAAATGCGCAAGACGTAGGTTACCTTACGAAGCAGGGGCACATCCTGCTTGAAGAAGGCAATGTGGA
The Maylandia zebra isolate NMK-2024a linkage group LG7, Mzebra_GT3a, whole genome shotgun sequence DNA segment above includes these coding regions:
- the snrkb gene encoding SNF related kinase b, with the translated sequence MDSSGGINASQDEHPDLQSSPGRSDLSGLYHLGRTLGRGHFAVVKLGRNVNSGQLVAVKMIDKTKLDVMATSHLLQEVRCMRRVQHPNVVRLYEVIDTPTTLYLVMELAEGGDLYDYILRHEGGVAEVTAKRHFAQIVRAVSYCHQLHVVHRDLKPENVVFFPQQGAVKLTDFGFSNLFQPGMMLATSCGSLAYSAPEILLGEEYDAPAVDIWSLGVILYMLVCGVPPFQETNDSETLVMILDCRYSIPEHVSDECRDLISRMLQKDPSRRSSLDEIEAHHWLQGLDNALLSPEAPPHWLSGALSPSSPHSGVPECGDLLAARPSSDKPFPAPWQPSLSFTLRPPPAEEPPITKNLPALQQICEEEEEEEEEEEEEEEEEENESMIKEGEGSASLLEGEPERETKKTQDGADNQDSSEEEELRSSLEVMKEGDKAEVETEIKTEDSGCVISDQPVSHGDRLVSQIPEVSPFSQLALGVPCCQGQHDITAREEGKDEEVEPNNNTNKPHPPLPKPDPHHSPVSSARRNKMELQRGGREGDRGGESGRDDLLTDRCQPHSAATTREESAPRVEQGKRHSVKLRERLFQFPLCEKALAFNIPTHNKPKILPLAQYNCCHVL